Proteins found in one Syntrophotaleaceae bacterium genomic segment:
- a CDS encoding phage tail protein, protein MADWFQNNLIDLLPPLYEHKDESGDLRSLLSLPAGTLDEIKEAIDRFPDIFDVERCDERFLPLLAYLVGHRYDGTDTPENQRRLIREAVEIYRRKGTIPAIGRSLTSIGWDGQIEETFRSALRLNSRSRLSSAKLPGNVFSLGVYRVHSLNLAEGVRDALSFHHPAGTRAFFLQWLATFLEIGSDLEFQNAAHVRSVVLAFLDETFVLGRSRLGSCRHLTNKQRIYDYLQLTSTVEMVPEIDRAANKVSRFHGRQNRMRLNHRPLNERRLVNTSIREDRLSFCNPIYTGRDYLTDIVESGFNLSADHINRRKLSFADAETLYCFRQKDLFSILQAEASEALQNRQTFGLNIEARNRQCFQLGRSPLNGDVVINAIQGGHSSALLVATAGCKARVTEASDLINRWRRRGPVFKLNANVLNNRTLTNANLTGERASLEVYVDTGSLQRPRIVPLSLNQRALNTTSLRLSVDRTRPLRIGRMKLNQAGFRFTEPSYRWLFRQQDFSEAQEAATESAVNKYQVTQWPV, encoded by the coding sequence GTGGCGGACTGGTTCCAGAACAACCTCATCGATCTGCTGCCGCCGTTGTATGAGCACAAGGATGAAAGCGGCGATCTTCGCTCCTTGCTTTCACTCCCGGCAGGCACGCTCGACGAGATCAAGGAAGCCATCGACAGGTTCCCCGACATATTTGATGTGGAGCGCTGTGACGAGCGGTTTCTTCCCTTGCTCGCATATCTGGTGGGTCACCGCTATGACGGCACAGACACGCCGGAAAACCAGCGTCGTCTGATTCGTGAGGCGGTCGAAATATACCGGCGCAAAGGAACCATCCCGGCCATCGGGCGCAGTCTTACATCGATTGGCTGGGATGGCCAGATTGAAGAAACCTTCCGCAGTGCTCTCCGTCTGAACTCCCGCTCCCGATTGAGCTCGGCAAAACTCCCCGGCAATGTGTTCAGCCTCGGAGTCTATCGGGTTCACAGTCTCAACCTGGCTGAAGGTGTACGGGATGCATTGTCTTTCCATCACCCGGCTGGCACTCGTGCGTTTTTCCTGCAGTGGCTGGCCACTTTTCTGGAGATCGGGTCCGATCTGGAATTTCAGAACGCCGCCCATGTCCGCAGTGTGGTTCTGGCATTTCTCGATGAAACCTTCGTGCTGGGAAGAAGCCGTCTCGGCTCCTGCCGCCATCTGACCAATAAGCAGCGGATATACGATTACCTTCAGCTGACCAGCACCGTGGAGATGGTTCCTGAAATCGACCGGGCCGCCAACAAGGTCTCCCGTTTTCATGGCCGTCAAAACAGGATGCGCCTCAATCACAGGCCGCTCAACGAAAGACGGCTGGTGAACACCTCCATCCGCGAGGACAGGCTGTCCTTCTGTAATCCGATTTATACCGGCCGGGACTATCTCACCGATATTGTCGAATCCGGTTTCAACCTCTCGGCCGACCATATCAATCGCCGCAAACTGTCCTTTGCCGATGCGGAAACCCTTTACTGCTTCCGGCAGAAAGACCTCTTTTCAATTCTGCAGGCAGAGGCTTCGGAAGCCCTGCAGAACAGACAGACCTTCGGCTTAAACATCGAAGCGAGAAATCGGCAATGTTTCCAGCTGGGCCGCTCACCGCTCAACGGGGATGTGGTCATCAATGCCATTCAGGGTGGACACAGCAGTGCGCTGCTGGTTGCCACCGCCGGATGCAAAGCCCGGGTCACCGAAGCATCAGACCTCATCAACCGCTGGCGTCGGAGAGGGCCTGTATTCAAGCTCAACGCGAATGTCCTCAACAACCGGACTTTGACTAATGCGAACCTCACCGGAGAACGGGCATCGCTTGAAGTCTATGTGGATACAGGTTCTCTCCAACGCCCACGGATTGTGCCTTTGAGCCTCAACCAACGCGCCCTCAACACGACCTCTTTACGCCTCTCCGTGGATCGGACCCGACCGCTCCGCATCGGACGGATGAAACTCAATCAGGCGGGTTTCCGGTTCACCGAGCCGTCCTACCGATGGCTGTTCCGTCAGCAGGATTTCAGCGAGGCGCAGGAAGCCGCTACAGAGAGCGCCGTGAACAAATATCAAGTAACCCAATGGCCTGTTTAA
- a CDS encoding baseplate assembly protein V, translated as DKLEHQSNPHDNLEHQKYHGHPEYYCPRFRVLMKTETGHTILADDRDGDELMRLIDRAGQILTMEAKVKPEMQSGNALRRGTKDAEKGDQLDIASQIVGSKARVQLTDLCRQQVLLEAWQDKEKIHILSCDKGRSRWQKILIDTTKGREKVHIWGLNGTQEILIDSTKGAEQIRLTDKAGQVVRMNAAPGTESISATDKAGSLIFMDGVVGNIIIKSTNQVLINT; from the coding sequence GACAAGCTGGAGCACCAGAGCAATCCCCACGACAATCTCGAACACCAGAAATACCACGGCCATCCGGAATACTACTGCCCGCGCTTCAGGGTGCTGATGAAGACGGAAACCGGACACACCATTCTGGCCGATGACCGTGACGGTGATGAACTGATGCGCCTGATCGACCGGGCCGGTCAGATCCTCACCATGGAAGCCAAGGTCAAACCGGAAATGCAGAGCGGCAACGCCCTCAGACGCGGCACCAAGGATGCCGAAAAAGGCGACCAGCTCGATATTGCTTCACAGATCGTCGGATCGAAAGCCCGGGTACAACTCACCGACCTCTGCCGCCAGCAGGTGCTGCTGGAGGCATGGCAGGACAAGGAAAAGATTCACATCCTCTCCTGCGACAAAGGCCGTTCCCGTTGGCAGAAGATTCTGATCGATACCACCAAAGGCCGGGAAAAGGTCCACATCTGGGGTCTCAACGGCACGCAGGAGATTCTGATCGACTCCACCAAGGGTGCTGAACAGATCCGCCTGACCGACAAAGCCGGACAGGTGGTCAGAATGAACGCGGCACCGGGAACGGAAAGCATCAGCGCAACCGACAAGGCGGGAAGCCTCATTTTCATGGATGGTGTCGTTGGCAACATCATCATCAAATCGACAAACCAAGTATTGATTAACACATAA
- a CDS encoding PAAR domain-containing protein, protein MSGPQARLGDVSSHGGVIITSAVRTMVNGIPVARMGDLHVCPIPGHGVTPIVTGSMTTITEGSPNARIGDITACGAVIVAGSPNTIDN, encoded by the coding sequence ATGAGCGGACCACAGGCACGTCTGGGAGATGTCAGCAGCCACGGCGGTGTGATCATCACATCGGCCGTTCGAACCATGGTAAACGGCATTCCGGTGGCTCGCATGGGCGACCTGCACGTCTGTCCCATCCCCGGACACGGCGTTACCCCCATTGTGACCGGAAGTATGACCACCATTACCGAAGGCAGCCCCAACGCCAGAATCGGCGACATTACTGCCTGCGGTGCGGTGATTGTGGCTGGCAGCCCGAACACCATAGACAACTGA
- a CDS encoding baseplate J/gp47 family protein, translating into MGRASIEYINKDYESIRQELLAKVPQLTDRWTDFNHSDLGVVLLELFCGVGDMLAYYLDAQAAEAFLPTARQRQNVINLCKLIGYQLDTPVSSTTTIRFSLAAPLDFDLPIPSGTQCRALLEDGKADFETVDDAFIPRGELSVDIHTRQGIRKSDELEATGKPWQRFHLSGVSIAQATIRVLIDDDTWSEVRHFQESDGDSLHFMADTDALDITSILFGDGQSGAVPAAGKGISVSWLESLGAKGNIGPGRITQLLSAVYHDGAQIPLTISNPVAATGGTSRETIQHARNQAPAELRSLWKAVTLQDYKALAEGYPGVAKAKVLDTNDCQNIRYYNVHLAIAPNGGGMPSGLLKRDLADYLERRKVITVEVKLFDPVYRPIHINCEVYAWPGEALENVRSRIESALADFFAFDQVNFGQTIHSSDLIALIDGVRGVSHIHLYTPQLDVELGRGEIPVLGSVNLDMRRAE; encoded by the coding sequence ATGGGCCGCGCAAGTATTGAATACATCAACAAGGATTATGAATCGATCCGGCAGGAACTGCTGGCCAAAGTGCCGCAGCTGACAGACCGCTGGACAGATTTCAATCACTCCGACCTTGGGGTGGTTCTGCTGGAACTGTTCTGTGGTGTCGGTGACATGCTGGCCTATTATCTGGACGCGCAGGCCGCCGAGGCATTTCTGCCCACGGCCCGCCAGCGTCAGAACGTAATCAATCTCTGCAAGCTCATCGGCTATCAGCTGGATACGCCGGTCTCTTCCACGACCACCATCCGTTTTTCACTGGCTGCTCCGCTTGATTTTGATCTGCCGATTCCGTCTGGAACTCAATGCCGGGCGCTGCTCGAAGATGGCAAGGCCGACTTTGAAACCGTGGATGATGCCTTCATTCCCCGTGGTGAACTCTCCGTCGATATTCACACCCGTCAGGGTATCCGTAAATCCGATGAGCTGGAAGCGACCGGAAAGCCGTGGCAGCGGTTTCATCTGAGCGGTGTATCCATAGCACAGGCGACCATTCGTGTTCTTATCGATGACGATACCTGGAGTGAGGTTCGCCATTTTCAGGAAAGCGATGGCGACAGTCTTCACTTCATGGCCGACACGGATGCATTGGACATTACCTCAATCCTCTTTGGTGACGGCCAATCCGGAGCGGTTCCCGCTGCCGGGAAAGGCATTTCAGTGAGTTGGCTCGAAAGCCTCGGAGCCAAGGGAAACATCGGACCGGGCCGTATTACACAGCTTCTTTCAGCCGTCTATCACGACGGTGCCCAGATCCCGCTGACCATCTCCAATCCGGTGGCTGCTACAGGCGGCACATCCCGGGAGACCATTCAACATGCCCGTAATCAGGCTCCAGCCGAACTGCGCAGTCTCTGGAAGGCGGTAACCCTTCAGGACTACAAGGCGCTTGCCGAGGGCTATCCCGGTGTCGCCAAGGCCAAGGTGCTCGATACCAACGACTGCCAGAACATCCGTTATTACAACGTCCATCTGGCCATCGCGCCCAATGGCGGCGGCATGCCGTCGGGGCTGCTCAAGCGTGATCTGGCTGACTATCTGGAACGTCGCAAGGTGATCACCGTCGAGGTGAAGCTGTTTGACCCGGTCTACCGGCCCATTCATATCAATTGTGAGGTCTATGCATGGCCGGGCGAGGCTCTGGAAAACGTGCGCAGCCGGATCGAATCGGCTCTGGCGGATTTCTTCGCCTTCGATCAGGTGAACTTCGGCCAGACCATCCATTCATCCGATCTCATTGCCCTGATCGATGGTGTTCGGGGAGTCAGTCATATTCATCTCTATACGCCCCAATTGGACGTGGAACTCGGGCGCGGTGAAATACCGGTTCTCGGCTCGGTCAACCTCGATATGCGGAGGGCTGAATAG
- a CDS encoding GPW/gp25 family protein, with amino-acid sequence MNYDFLGTGLKFPLNFKSISGGAEVSTSTSREHEHIRESIIQILGTRPGERFMNPEFGSKLKDLVFEQNDEVLKGLIRHHVIDAIRRWEKRVVITDVSFDDSARNKDLNQLPVIISYRVIQTQVEGNLVYPFFRELP; translated from the coding sequence ATGAACTACGATTTTCTCGGTACAGGGCTGAAATTCCCTTTGAACTTTAAGTCCATATCTGGCGGAGCCGAAGTATCCACATCGACCTCCCGGGAACATGAACATATCCGTGAAAGCATCATTCAGATCCTTGGGACCCGTCCCGGAGAACGTTTCATGAACCCGGAATTCGGCTCAAAGCTGAAAGACCTTGTGTTCGAACAAAACGATGAAGTGCTCAAAGGGCTCATCCGCCATCATGTCATCGATGCGATCCGCCGCTGGGAAAAGCGGGTGGTCATCACGGATGTGTCCTTCGACGATTCCGCCCGCAACAAGGATCTCAACCAACTGCCCGTCATCATTTCCTATCGGGTCATCCAGACTCAGGTCGAAGGAAACCTCGTTTACCCGTTCTTCCGGGAACTTCCTTAG